The following are encoded together in the Perca flavescens isolate YP-PL-M2 chromosome 22, PFLA_1.0, whole genome shotgun sequence genome:
- the bhlhe22 gene encoding class E basic helix-loop-helix protein 22: MDRRMNLNGGAGDIFHKTLSAVSTKKMDPFRSSAGIELAARDRQSPISCFDQTDQDSIQPGGLAGGRGGPLGLPTGSLCVNFGESANRISAAESSGGEQSQDDDSDGRCDMVLLADGRTVPSGKGEGGKKTKEQKTLRLNINARERRRMHDLNDALDELRGVIPYAHSPSVRKLSKIATLLLAKNYILMQAQALEEMRRLVAYLNQGQAISAASIPATTALAAPGLGAYDQPPGYPFPTGVAASSCPDKCALFNNATSSLCKQCTDKP; encoded by the coding sequence ATGGACAGAAGGATGAACTTGAACGGCGGTGCAGGggacatttttcacaaaacTCTCAGCGCCGTGTCCACTAAAAAAATGGACCCTTTCAGGTCGTCGGCCGGCATTGAACTAGCAGCCAGAGACCGCCAGTCACCTATCAGCTGCTTTGACCAGACCGATCAAGACTCGATTCAGCCGGGAGGACTGGCGGGAGGTAGAGGGGGGCCACTGGGTCTGCCGACCGGATCTTTGTGCGTTAATTTCGGTGAGAGCGCCAACAGGATCTCGGCAGCGGAGAGCAGCGGCGGAGAGCAGAGTCAAGACGATGACAGCGACGGCAGGTGTGACATGGTCCTTTTGGCCGACGGGCGGACGGTGCCCTCGGGGAAAGGAGAAGGAGGTAAGAAAACCAAAGAGCAGAAAACACTGAGGCTAAACATCAATGCCAGAGAAAGACGACGGATGCACGATCTGAACGACGCGCTGGATGAGCTCAGAGGGGTCATCCCTTACGCGCACAGCCCGTCAGTTCGGAAACTCTCCAAAATTGCCACTTTGCTCCTCGCCAAAAACTACATCCTCATGCAGGCGCAGGCTCTGGAGGAGATGAGGAGGCTAGTGGCGTATCTCAACCAGGGCCAAGCCATCTCTGCTGCCTCGATACCGGCCACCACTGCCCTCGCAGCTCCAGGCTTGGGCGCGTACGACCAGCCGCCCGGATATCCCTTCCCCACCGGAGTGGCTGCGTCCTCCTGCCCAGATAAATGTGCCCTATTCAACAACGCCACCTCCAGCCTCTGCAAACAGTGCACTGACAAGCCTTAA